The Halorussus gelatinilyticus genome contains the following window.
GCACGGTGGCCGAACCCGGCGTCTACGAGGTGCACGTCAACGAGTACCGGGTCGGCGAAGTGGCTGTGAACGGGACCGCCGCGTCCTCGGCGACCGAGGGTGCGACCGGGGACGAACCGACCGACGTCGCCACGGACCCCGGCGAGAGCGAGACCGACGGCCGGTCGAGCGCGGAGACCACCGCCGGCGTGCCCGGTTTCGGCGTCGGCGTCGCCGTCGTCGCGCTCCTCGGGTCGCTCGCCGTCGCGCGCTGGCGGGAGTGAAGCGAGTTCTCTCCACTCTCGCTCGGTCAGTCGTCGCTCGCGGGCCGCAGGTCCATCCGGACGACCGACCCGCGGGGGTCGTTCTCGGCGAACGAGAGTCGGCCACCTGAGCGCTCGACGACCCAGTGGACCAGCCAGAGACCCAACCCGCTGCCGTGTTCGAGGTCGGTCTCCCCGCCGTCGGTCAGGACGGCGCGCTCGTGGTCGGGGATGCCGGGACCGTCGTCGGCGACCGCCACGCGAACCCACTCCTCGCCGTCGTCGGTCACGGACTCGACCGAAATCGACACCGTGGGGTCGGCGTCGTTGTGTTCGACCGCGTTCTCACAGACGTTCTCGACCGCCGCGTCGAACGCGGGCGTGGCCGACGCGAACTGTCGGTCGGGCGCTTCGACCGACACGTCGGCGTCCGGGTACTCCTCGCGGACCACCGCGGCGGCGTCGGCGACGACGGCGGCGACGTCGGTATCGACCGGTTCGGTGCCCTCGCGCTCCATGCCCGCGCCGAAGCGGCGGGCCTTCTCGCTCAGGTCCACTAGGTCCCACCCGCGGGCCGCTATCTTCTCGGCCGCCTCCCGGACCTCGGGGTTCTCTGACTCGTCGGCGACGTACTCGGCGTAGTTGACCACGACGGTCATGTCGTTGCGGAGGTTGTGGCGCAGGACGCGATTGAACACCTGAATCCGCTGCTCGCGCTCGCGGAGCTCGGTCTCGCGCGTGGCCAGCGAGTCGGCGAGGTCGGTAAAGCCCTCGCGTATCTGGTGCCACTCCTCGCCCGAGGAGAGACCGGGCGTGTGGTCGTAATCGCCGTCGCGGAGCGCGCGGAAGCCGTCGAGGAGTTTCTCCGCCTGACGGATGTTGGCGTTGTACTCCCAGACCGCCAAGCCGACGACGAGCGCCAGGACGAGGGCGAGACTCCCCGCCTGGAGTATCGCCATCTCGCGCAGGCGGGCGTTCAGCGTCGCCCGGTTCCGACTGACCCGCACGGTCCACCCGGTCGAGGAGACGGTCGCGGTGCTGGAGACGCCGTCGATGAACGACCGTCGGGACTCGTGAAGCGTC
Protein-coding sequences here:
- a CDS encoding sensor histidine kinase, producing the protein MKVRTKFAVLMLVVTLVLSGVVYGQLELAKDRSVAQMRENVDQTAIRTAEQIDAQIRQQKDYVGFHASRPRASNFSRSEEFLRGFLTNPYVFAGQVVAANGTVVAFEGDVAPEVRRETVGNDIENRTYFQRPARTGEIHVTDPERVADTDQHIVIISAPIFEDGEITGVLAAAFPVNEFTFLTMVKPLETDVRTVSVGMGNQTLHESRRSFIDGVSSTATVSSTGWTVRVSRNRATLNARLREMAILQAGSLALVLALVVGLAVWEYNANIRQAEKLLDGFRALRDGDYDHTPGLSSGEEWHQIREGFTDLADSLATRETELREREQRIQVFNRVLRHNLRNDMTVVVNYAEYVADESENPEVREAAEKIAARGWDLVDLSEKARRFGAGMEREGTEPVDTDVAAVVADAAAVVREEYPDADVSVEAPDRQFASATPAFDAAVENVCENAVEHNDADPTVSISVESVTDDGEEWVRVAVADDGPGIPDHERAVLTDGGETDLEHGSGLGLWLVHWVVERSGGRLSFAENDPRGSVVRMDLRPASDD